One segment of Natronosalvus halobius DNA contains the following:
- a CDS encoding amphi-Trp domain-containing protein codes for MADTTSYKDEITREEAADLLQELAREIRSGGDANITVGNKVVTLSPDAQVTYDLEVEERSPMLGGRREEIDLTLTWGVKKETE; via the coding sequence ATGGCCGATACGACGAGCTACAAGGACGAGATCACGAGAGAGGAAGCGGCGGACCTGCTCCAGGAACTCGCCCGCGAAATTCGAAGCGGTGGCGACGCCAACATCACCGTCGGGAACAAGGTGGTAACGCTCTCGCCGGATGCCCAGGTAACCTACGACCTGGAGGTCGAGGAACGCTCCCCGATGCTCGGCGGCCGGCGAGAGGAGATCGACTTGACACTGACCTGGGGCGTGAAGAAGGAAACGGAGTGA
- a CDS encoding metallophosphoesterase family protein, with translation MRIGLCSDVHGNLPALEAVLADLPDIDALVCAGDVVGYNPWPAECVDRLRDLEVPTVMGNHDRAVARETTFRFNAMAAAGVELARERLTDAQREWLASLPDERLAFDGQVKIVHGHPADPDRYTYPQDFSPRLLEDESVLVLGHTHVQHVERYAEGVVVNPGSVGQPRDEDPRAAYAVLDIEALEVETRRVAYDVERVQQAVAEAGLPEKIGSRLARGE, from the coding sequence ATGCGGATCGGACTTTGCTCTGACGTGCACGGGAACCTCCCCGCGCTCGAGGCTGTCCTCGCGGACCTCCCCGACATCGACGCGCTGGTCTGTGCGGGTGACGTCGTGGGCTACAATCCCTGGCCGGCCGAGTGCGTCGACCGGCTGCGGGACCTCGAGGTGCCGACGGTGATGGGGAACCACGACCGGGCGGTCGCTCGAGAGACGACGTTTCGGTTCAACGCGATGGCTGCGGCGGGGGTCGAACTCGCTCGCGAGCGCCTGACCGACGCCCAGCGGGAGTGGCTCGCCTCGTTGCCCGACGAGCGCCTCGCGTTCGACGGCCAGGTGAAAATCGTCCACGGTCACCCCGCGGATCCCGACCGGTACACCTACCCGCAGGACTTCTCGCCGCGGCTGCTCGAGGACGAGTCGGTGCTGGTGCTCGGCCACACCCACGTTCAGCACGTCGAGCGGTACGCCGAGGGCGTCGTCGTGAATCCGGGCAGCGTCGGTCAGCCTCGAGACGAAGACCCTCGGGCGGCCTACGCCGTCCTGGACATCGAGGCCCTCGAGGTAGAAACGCGTCGCGTCGCCTACGACGTCGAGCGCGTCCAGCAGGCCGTGGCCGAGGCGGGGCTCCCCGAAAAGATTGGGTCGCGGTTGGCTCGAGGCGAGTGA
- a CDS encoding DUF7504 family protein, translated as MEPSIPESIEAPSNVLLVHETNQPVDACHDLCQSCSEVAELRVSFAGAQTDCRPTASDGPAKLGIISVGDVLRAAEATTGPDYSAPFVVDAIDDPTDLSALGVTISEFCEQWGEQYHVRICFHSLDMLLRYAPPKQVFHFAYVLTKRLSSVDAIAHFHLDPTAHEDRIVATFGSMFDEVVVDESVQDDLPEATDEDVAALLSNWGEDEYETWPTIDLADIDEATDDDVARVLEN; from the coding sequence ATGGAACCGAGTATCCCCGAATCGATCGAGGCACCGTCGAACGTGCTCCTCGTTCACGAGACGAACCAGCCAGTAGACGCCTGCCACGACCTCTGTCAGTCGTGTTCGGAGGTCGCCGAGTTGCGCGTCTCGTTCGCCGGGGCACAGACGGACTGTCGGCCGACGGCCAGCGACGGTCCGGCAAAACTCGGCATCATCTCCGTGGGCGACGTCCTGCGAGCAGCCGAGGCTACCACGGGACCGGATTACTCCGCCCCGTTCGTCGTCGATGCGATCGACGACCCGACCGATCTGTCGGCCCTCGGCGTCACGATCAGCGAATTCTGCGAGCAGTGGGGCGAGCAGTACCACGTCCGGATATGCTTTCACTCCCTGGACATGCTCCTGCGTTACGCCCCGCCGAAGCAAGTGTTTCACTTCGCGTACGTCCTCACCAAACGACTCTCGAGTGTCGACGCGATCGCTCACTTCCACCTCGACCCGACGGCACACGAGGATCGCATCGTCGCGACGTTCGGCTCGATGTTCGACGAGGTGGTCGTCGACGAGAGCGTCCAGGACGATCTGCCGGAGGCGACCGACGAGGACGTCGCGGCATTGCTGTCGAACTGGGGCGAGGACGAGTACGAGACCTGGCCGACGATCGACCTGGCCGACATCGACGAAGCGACCGACGACGACGTCGCTCGCGTGCTCGAGAACTGA
- a CDS encoding dodecin family protein, with product MTAVKVIRVMGTSEESWEEAAREAFREASQTVDDISGINVERWTADVEDGEIVEYKATTEIAFPVEHS from the coding sequence ATGACGGCAGTCAAAGTCATCCGCGTGATGGGTACGTCAGAGGAGTCCTGGGAAGAAGCCGCTCGAGAAGCGTTCCGCGAGGCGAGCCAGACGGTCGACGACATCTCGGGAATCAACGTCGAACGGTGGACGGCCGACGTCGAGGACGGCGAAATCGTGGAGTACAAGGCGACGACGGAGATCGCGTTCCCGGTCGAGCACTCGTAG
- a CDS encoding deoxyuridine 5'-triphosphate nucleotidohydrolase, producing MFRSGAFVAEHVSPAIDEQVQPNGVDLTVDVVFDQLEPGRITRDGKEIGDRVARPLEELERKDPDKYYLPVGSYIVRYGEQIRIPEGHVGFVYPRSSLMRNSCMLNTAVWDAGYEGRGEGLLQVHHDVELERGARIAQLVFAQADHDETYDGSYQGEHL from the coding sequence ATGTTCCGTTCTGGCGCGTTCGTCGCCGAGCACGTCTCGCCGGCGATCGACGAACAGGTACAGCCCAACGGCGTCGACCTCACCGTCGACGTCGTCTTCGACCAGCTCGAGCCGGGCCGGATAACCCGCGACGGCAAGGAGATCGGCGACCGGGTCGCCCGCCCGCTCGAGGAACTCGAGCGCAAGGACCCCGATAAGTACTACCTGCCGGTCGGTTCCTACATCGTGCGGTACGGCGAGCAGATTCGGATCCCGGAGGGACACGTCGGGTTCGTCTACCCGCGCTCGTCGCTCATGCGAAACTCGTGTATGCTCAACACGGCCGTCTGGGACGCGGGTTACGAGGGTCGCGGCGAGGGGCTCTTGCAGGTCCACCACGACGTCGAACTCGAGCGCGGGGCGCGGATCGCCCAGCTCGTCTTCGCGCAGGCCGATCACGACGAGACGTACGACGGGAGCTATCAGGGCGAACATCTCTGA
- a CDS encoding metal-dependent hydrolase yields the protein MATTHVFVGLALVAPAAVAVPELATPLAIGAVVGGLLPDVDLVLTHRKTFHFPVFGFLAAGLAVGLAAVAPSAITAGIAACVVSAWVHAATDVLGGGPEMDPWRNPSERAVYDHVRGAWIRPRRLIRYDGAPEDALLATVLAVPALVAFSGSVQWLIVAGVGVSLAYALCRRRLVEWVPDWIE from the coding sequence ATGGCCACGACGCACGTCTTCGTTGGACTCGCGCTCGTGGCCCCTGCGGCCGTCGCCGTTCCGGAACTCGCGACCCCGCTCGCCATCGGCGCAGTCGTCGGCGGCCTCCTCCCGGACGTCGACCTCGTGTTGACCCACCGAAAGACGTTTCACTTCCCCGTCTTCGGATTCCTCGCCGCCGGTTTGGCCGTTGGACTCGCGGCAGTCGCGCCTTCTGCGATTACGGCGGGTATCGCTGCCTGCGTCGTCAGCGCCTGGGTTCACGCTGCGACCGACGTCCTGGGCGGAGGCCCGGAGATGGATCCCTGGCGAAACCCGAGCGAGCGCGCCGTCTACGACCACGTTCGAGGGGCGTGGATTCGACCGCGACGGCTAATCCGGTACGACGGCGCACCGGAGGACGCTCTCCTCGCGACGGTGCTGGCCGTTCCCGCGCTCGTCGCCTTCTCGGGGTCGGTTCAGTGGCTGATCGTCGCCGGCGTCGGCGTCTCCCTGGCGTACGCGCTCTGCAGACGGCGGCTGGTCGAGTGGGTCCCGGACTGGATCGAGTGA
- a CDS encoding copper resistance protein CopD has protein sequence MLVDIASRIAHLLFAAIWAGSVFYVAFVVLPLARDGAFNTTKPLEGITTRLTTISRVSAVALLLTGGHLAGIGYSFDGVGKPSLLSSPNGRLVVLMVVCWLLLAALVEIGAKRLESGLNGKKLREPAQRALPLFRAGAVVGLLLLVIGGVITSGAVYVL, from the coding sequence ATGCTCGTGGACATCGCCTCCCGGATCGCCCACCTGCTGTTCGCCGCAATCTGGGCCGGGAGCGTCTTCTACGTCGCGTTCGTGGTGTTGCCGCTGGCTCGAGACGGCGCGTTCAACACGACGAAGCCCCTCGAGGGAATCACGACCCGACTCACGACGATATCGCGCGTGAGCGCAGTCGCACTCTTGCTCACTGGCGGGCACCTCGCCGGGATCGGCTACTCGTTCGACGGCGTCGGCAAACCGAGCCTGCTCTCCTCGCCGAACGGGCGACTCGTCGTGCTCATGGTCGTCTGCTGGCTGCTCCTCGCCGCGCTGGTCGAGATCGGTGCGAAGCGCCTCGAATCGGGGCTCAACGGTAAGAAGCTCCGCGAACCGGCTCAGCGTGCGCTTCCGCTGTTCCGAGCTGGAGCGGTCGTGGGACTGCTCTTGCTCGTCATCGGCGGCGTCATCACCTCGGGCGCTGTCTACGTCCTGTAG